One window of Sardina pilchardus chromosome 2, fSarPil1.1, whole genome shotgun sequence genomic DNA carries:
- the LOC134070427 gene encoding KN motif and ankyrin repeat domain-containing protein 4-like isoform X1, whose translation MEKQTVNGISSNMNGNSKRPPSYSVETPYGFHLDLDFLKYVDDIEKGNTLKRVPVQRRSRPASASAHHNHSLPGHGRTHGGPTQWSSIGSLWPKSRGTDGQHAYDGVLSGYPRHPGAPGASLAGGRTDESIRAFDEQPLGCYVRPNLLRASSLPATVLLRKRSESNDDPTSPRGSRDHLLLQEDDGSSEDVFIDSGRMSAPVGGTGTLQRLTTALRRVGELEEEIRVVPELRAQICILQEERERLLTRLYSDSESSPEVADSGPKANGRPRASRADAKADWGNGHSSGRGSGSLEDQEEDWMSRELKRLEEKVKASSVQVETEAMISSVRDGTLSGAGQRSARSVPARERAPEHQSVDALQKRLASLEQRLRESEKDLEAARATLQSQVEEGRLKDQRIEELREMERAEARRATPSTRDASEITPEEWRVADAGSRQEDAAPAHVSHHVGRVRQLLQEQWECLCAGPRPAEPLPPRVSSIQEELMRLVDTLAFCMDPGQRSSPGCQLTEAKTSALGGGYCPVGETDRSGGANHSRPSGWEEVVKEDTSHRDEVNPQRRTEREQDFQTQPGSQRPSTQQERTEGSSGGHQRGSKESVESGNEANWVDEAFIAACLYLRDHMDEMANLNDDMRQALTVVFQQWFHVTAEEDSSVHEVALYLDKVRAAAPSLLHFLVNLADDNGNTALHYSVSHSNFGIVQTLLSTGVCDVDVRNKAGYTSIMLASLTAADSALDLEVVRQLLRSGDVSVRAGQAGHTALHLAARHGRRLIVPLLLAAGADANAQDRSGSTALMLTCERGHGDIVAFLLEQADCDLTLTDREGRCALSIALQASFTDIADLLKAHMAS comes from the exons ATGGAAAAACAGACAG TTAATGGGATATCTTCAAACATGAATGGGAATTCGAAAAGGCCACCCTCCTACTCGGTGGAGACGCCATATGGCTTTCACCTGGACCTGGACTTCCTCAAGTATGTGGACGACATTGAGAAGGGGAACACCCTCAAGCGGGTCCCCGttcagaggaggagcaggcccGCCAGCGCCAGTGCCCACCACAACCACAGCCTCCCAGGCCACGGCCGCACCCATGGCGGCCCCACTCAGTGGAGCTCCATCGGCTCGCTGTGGCCCAAGTCCCGCGGCACGGACGGCCAGCACGCGTACGACGGAGTCCTGTCCGGCTATCCCAGACACCCGGGCGCCCCTGGCGCGTCGCTGGCCGGCGGTCGCACGGACGAGAGCATCCGGGCGTTCGACGAGCAGCCGCTGGGGTGCTACGTGAGGCCCAACCTGCTGCGGGCCTCCAGCCTGCCGGCCACCGTCCTGCTACGCAAGCGCTCCGAGTCCAACGACGACCCAACCAGTCCCCGGGGCTCCAGGGACCAcctgctgctgcaggaggaCGACGGCTCCTCCGAGGACGTCTTCATCGACTCGGGCAGGATGTCGGCGCCGGTCGGCGGGACAGGGACGCTGCAGCGGCTCACCACGGCCCTGCGGCGGGTCggcgagctggaggaggagatccGGGTGGTGCCCGAGCTCAGGGCCCAGATCTGCAtcctgcaggaggagagagagaggctcctcACCCGGCTCTACTCGGACTCGGAGAGCAGCCCGGAAGTGGCGGACTCCGGTCCGAAGGCCAACGGCCGACCGCGGGCCTCGCGGGCAGACGCCAAGGCCGACTGGGGCAACGGGCACAGCTCGGGGCGCGGCTCCGGCAGCCTGGAGGATCAAGAGGAGGACTGGATGAGCCGGGAGCTGAAGCGGCTGGAGGAGAAGGTCAAGGCCTCGTCCGTGCAGGTGGAGACCGAGGCCATGATATCGTCGGTCCGAGACGGCACGCTGTCAGGGGCAGGTCAGCGGTCAGCTCGCTCGGTGCCCGCCAGGGAGCGAGCTCCGGAGCACCAGTCTGTGGACGCCCTTCAGAAGAGGCTCGCCAGCCTGGAGCAGAGGCTCCGGGAGTCCGAGAAAGACCTGGAGGCGGCCAGGGCCACGCTGCAGAGCCAGGTGGAGGAGGGCCGTCTGAAGGACCAGAGGATAGAAGAGCTCAGGGAGATGGAGCGAGCGGAGGCCCGGCGAGCGACGCCCAGCACAAGGGACGCCTCTGAGATCACCCCGGAGGAATGGAGGGTGGCTGATGCGGGCAGCAGGCAGGAGGACGCGGCGCCCGCGCACGTGAGTCACCACGTGGGGAGAGTGCGCCAGCTCCTCCAGGAGCAGtgggagtgtctgtgtgcaggccCGAGGCCGGCGGAGCCCCTCCCCCCCAGGGTCAGCTCCATCCAGGAGGAGCTGATGAGGCTGGTGGACACTCTGGCCTTCTGCATGGACCCTGGACAGAGGAGCAGCCCTGGATGCCAGCTCACTG AAGCTAAGACCTCTGCTTTGGGAGGCGGGTATTGTCCGGTTGGAGAGACTGACAGGAGTGGTGGAGCTAACCATAG CAGGCCATCTGGTTGGGAGGAGGTTGTAAAAGAGGACACATCacaccgagacgaagtgaaccCACAGAGGAGGACTGAAAGAGAACAGGATTTTCAGACACAGCCGGGATCTCAGAGACCGTCAACGcaacaggagaggacagaggggagCTCAGGTGGTCACCAGAGGGGATCCAAAGAATCCGTGGAATCAGGAAATGAAGCAAACTG GGTTGATGAGGCCTTCATCGCTGCATGTCTTTACCTGAGGGACCACATGGATGAAATGGCAAACCTGAACGATGACATG AGGCAGGCCCTGACGGTGGTGTTCCAGCAGTGGTTCCACGTGACGGCCGAGGAGGACTCGTCTGTCCACGAGGTGGCGCTCTACCTGGACAAGGTCAGGGCTGCTGCGCCCTCGCTTCTGCACTTCCTCGTCAACCTGGCAGACGACAACGGCAACACCGCCCTGCACTACAGCGTGTCGCACTCCAACTTCGGCATCGTCCAGACCTTACTGAGCACAG gtgtttgTGACGTGGACGTGCGGAACAAGGCTGGCTACACCTCCATCATGCTGGCCTCTCTGACGGCGGCCGACTCGGCGCTGGACCTGGAGGTGGTGCGGCAGCTCCTGCGGAGTGGAGACGTCAGCGTACGCGCTGGCCAG GCGGGGCACACTGCCCTGCACCTGGCTGCGAGGCACGGGCGCCGGCTAATCGTGCCGCTCCTTCTGGCCGCGGGCGCCGATGCCAACGCCCAGGACCGCAGCGGCAGCACTGCCCTCATGTTGACCTGTGAGCGAGGGCATGGCGACATCGTCGCTTTCCTTCTGGAGCAGGCCGACTGCGATCTGACCCTCACTGATAGG GAGGGACGCTGCGCTCTGTCAATAGCTCTCCAGGCGTCCTTTACCGACATTGCTGACCTTCTGAAAGCCCACATGGCCTCCTAA
- the LOC134070427 gene encoding KN motif and ankyrin repeat domain-containing protein 4-like isoform X3 — protein sequence MEKQTVNGISSNMNGNSKRPPSYSVETPYGFHLDLDFLKYVDDIEKGNTLKRVPVQRRSRPASASAHHNHSLPGHGRTHGGPTQWSSIGSLWPKSRGTDGQHAYDGVLSGYPRHPGAPGASLAGGRTDESIRAFDEQPLGCYVRPNLLRASSLPATVLLRKRSESNDDPTSPRGSRDHLLLQEDDGSSEDVFIDSGRMSAPVGGTGTLQRLTTALRRVGELEEEIRVVPELRAQICILQEERERLLTRLYSDSESSPEVADSGPKANGRPRASRADAKADWGNGHSSGRGSGSLEDQEEDWMSRELKRLEEKVKASSVQVETEAMISSVRDGTLSGAGQRSARSVPARERAPEHQSVDALQKRLASLEQRLRESEKDLEAARATLQSQVEEGRLKDQRIEELREMERAEARRATPSTRDASEITPEEWRVADAGSRQEDAAPAHVSHHVGRVRQLLQEQWECLCAGPRPAEPLPPRVSSIQEELMRLVDTLAFCMDPGQRSSPGCQLTEAKTSALGGGYCPVGETDRSGGANHRPSGWEEVVKEDTSHRDEVNPQRRTEREQDFQTQPGSQRPSTQQERTEGSSGGHQRGSKESVESGNEANWVDEAFIAACLYLRDHMDEMANLNDDMRQALTVVFQQWFHVTAEEDSSVHEVALYLDKVRAAAPSLLHFLVNLADDNGNTALHYSVSHSNFGIVQTLLSTGVCDVDVRNKAGYTSIMLASLTAADSALDLEVVRQLLRSGDVSVRAGQAGHTALHLAARHGRRLIVPLLLAAGADANAQDRSGSTALMLTCERGHGDIVAFLLEQADCDLTLTDREGRCALSIALQASFTDIADLLKAHMAS from the exons ATGGAAAAACAGACAG TTAATGGGATATCTTCAAACATGAATGGGAATTCGAAAAGGCCACCCTCCTACTCGGTGGAGACGCCATATGGCTTTCACCTGGACCTGGACTTCCTCAAGTATGTGGACGACATTGAGAAGGGGAACACCCTCAAGCGGGTCCCCGttcagaggaggagcaggcccGCCAGCGCCAGTGCCCACCACAACCACAGCCTCCCAGGCCACGGCCGCACCCATGGCGGCCCCACTCAGTGGAGCTCCATCGGCTCGCTGTGGCCCAAGTCCCGCGGCACGGACGGCCAGCACGCGTACGACGGAGTCCTGTCCGGCTATCCCAGACACCCGGGCGCCCCTGGCGCGTCGCTGGCCGGCGGTCGCACGGACGAGAGCATCCGGGCGTTCGACGAGCAGCCGCTGGGGTGCTACGTGAGGCCCAACCTGCTGCGGGCCTCCAGCCTGCCGGCCACCGTCCTGCTACGCAAGCGCTCCGAGTCCAACGACGACCCAACCAGTCCCCGGGGCTCCAGGGACCAcctgctgctgcaggaggaCGACGGCTCCTCCGAGGACGTCTTCATCGACTCGGGCAGGATGTCGGCGCCGGTCGGCGGGACAGGGACGCTGCAGCGGCTCACCACGGCCCTGCGGCGGGTCggcgagctggaggaggagatccGGGTGGTGCCCGAGCTCAGGGCCCAGATCTGCAtcctgcaggaggagagagagaggctcctcACCCGGCTCTACTCGGACTCGGAGAGCAGCCCGGAAGTGGCGGACTCCGGTCCGAAGGCCAACGGCCGACCGCGGGCCTCGCGGGCAGACGCCAAGGCCGACTGGGGCAACGGGCACAGCTCGGGGCGCGGCTCCGGCAGCCTGGAGGATCAAGAGGAGGACTGGATGAGCCGGGAGCTGAAGCGGCTGGAGGAGAAGGTCAAGGCCTCGTCCGTGCAGGTGGAGACCGAGGCCATGATATCGTCGGTCCGAGACGGCACGCTGTCAGGGGCAGGTCAGCGGTCAGCTCGCTCGGTGCCCGCCAGGGAGCGAGCTCCGGAGCACCAGTCTGTGGACGCCCTTCAGAAGAGGCTCGCCAGCCTGGAGCAGAGGCTCCGGGAGTCCGAGAAAGACCTGGAGGCGGCCAGGGCCACGCTGCAGAGCCAGGTGGAGGAGGGCCGTCTGAAGGACCAGAGGATAGAAGAGCTCAGGGAGATGGAGCGAGCGGAGGCCCGGCGAGCGACGCCCAGCACAAGGGACGCCTCTGAGATCACCCCGGAGGAATGGAGGGTGGCTGATGCGGGCAGCAGGCAGGAGGACGCGGCGCCCGCGCACGTGAGTCACCACGTGGGGAGAGTGCGCCAGCTCCTCCAGGAGCAGtgggagtgtctgtgtgcaggccCGAGGCCGGCGGAGCCCCTCCCCCCCAGGGTCAGCTCCATCCAGGAGGAGCTGATGAGGCTGGTGGACACTCTGGCCTTCTGCATGGACCCTGGACAGAGGAGCAGCCCTGGATGCCAGCTCACTG AAGCTAAGACCTCTGCTTTGGGAGGCGGGTATTGTCCGGTTGGAGAGACTGACAGGAGTGGTGGAGCTAACCATAG GCCATCTGGTTGGGAGGAGGTTGTAAAAGAGGACACATCacaccgagacgaagtgaaccCACAGAGGAGGACTGAAAGAGAACAGGATTTTCAGACACAGCCGGGATCTCAGAGACCGTCAACGcaacaggagaggacagaggggagCTCAGGTGGTCACCAGAGGGGATCCAAAGAATCCGTGGAATCAGGAAATGAAGCAAACTG GGTTGATGAGGCCTTCATCGCTGCATGTCTTTACCTGAGGGACCACATGGATGAAATGGCAAACCTGAACGATGACATG AGGCAGGCCCTGACGGTGGTGTTCCAGCAGTGGTTCCACGTGACGGCCGAGGAGGACTCGTCTGTCCACGAGGTGGCGCTCTACCTGGACAAGGTCAGGGCTGCTGCGCCCTCGCTTCTGCACTTCCTCGTCAACCTGGCAGACGACAACGGCAACACCGCCCTGCACTACAGCGTGTCGCACTCCAACTTCGGCATCGTCCAGACCTTACTGAGCACAG gtgtttgTGACGTGGACGTGCGGAACAAGGCTGGCTACACCTCCATCATGCTGGCCTCTCTGACGGCGGCCGACTCGGCGCTGGACCTGGAGGTGGTGCGGCAGCTCCTGCGGAGTGGAGACGTCAGCGTACGCGCTGGCCAG GCGGGGCACACTGCCCTGCACCTGGCTGCGAGGCACGGGCGCCGGCTAATCGTGCCGCTCCTTCTGGCCGCGGGCGCCGATGCCAACGCCCAGGACCGCAGCGGCAGCACTGCCCTCATGTTGACCTGTGAGCGAGGGCATGGCGACATCGTCGCTTTCCTTCTGGAGCAGGCCGACTGCGATCTGACCCTCACTGATAGG GAGGGACGCTGCGCTCTGTCAATAGCTCTCCAGGCGTCCTTTACCGACATTGCTGACCTTCTGAAAGCCCACATGGCCTCCTAA
- the LOC134070427 gene encoding KN motif and ankyrin repeat domain-containing protein 4-like isoform X2: MEKQTVNGISSNMNGNSKRPPSYSVETPYGFHLDLDFLKYVDDIEKGNTLKRVPVQRRSRPASASAHHNHSLPGHGRTHGGPTQWSSIGSLWPKSRGTDGQHAYDGVLSGYPRHPGAPGASLAGGRTDESIRAFDEQPLGCYVRPNLLRASSLPATVLLRKRSESNDDPTSPRGSRDHLLLQEDDGSSEDVFIDSGRMSAPVGGTGTLQRLTTALRRVGELEEEIRVVPELRAQICILQEERERLLTRLYSDSESSPEVADSGPKANGRPRASRADAKADWGNGHSSGRGSGSLEDQEEDWMSRELKRLEEKVKASSVQVETEAMISSVRDGTLSGAGQRSARSVPARERAPEHQSVDALQKRLASLEQRLRESEKDLEAARATLQSQVEEGRLKDQRIEELREMERAEARRATPSTRDASEITPEEWRVADAGSRQEDAAPAHVSHHVGRVRQLLQEQWECLCAGPRPAEPLPPRVSSIQEELMRLVDTLAFCMDPGQRSSPGCQLTAKTSALGGGYCPVGETDRSGGANHSRPSGWEEVVKEDTSHRDEVNPQRRTEREQDFQTQPGSQRPSTQQERTEGSSGGHQRGSKESVESGNEANWVDEAFIAACLYLRDHMDEMANLNDDMRQALTVVFQQWFHVTAEEDSSVHEVALYLDKVRAAAPSLLHFLVNLADDNGNTALHYSVSHSNFGIVQTLLSTGVCDVDVRNKAGYTSIMLASLTAADSALDLEVVRQLLRSGDVSVRAGQAGHTALHLAARHGRRLIVPLLLAAGADANAQDRSGSTALMLTCERGHGDIVAFLLEQADCDLTLTDREGRCALSIALQASFTDIADLLKAHMAS; encoded by the exons ATGGAAAAACAGACAG TTAATGGGATATCTTCAAACATGAATGGGAATTCGAAAAGGCCACCCTCCTACTCGGTGGAGACGCCATATGGCTTTCACCTGGACCTGGACTTCCTCAAGTATGTGGACGACATTGAGAAGGGGAACACCCTCAAGCGGGTCCCCGttcagaggaggagcaggcccGCCAGCGCCAGTGCCCACCACAACCACAGCCTCCCAGGCCACGGCCGCACCCATGGCGGCCCCACTCAGTGGAGCTCCATCGGCTCGCTGTGGCCCAAGTCCCGCGGCACGGACGGCCAGCACGCGTACGACGGAGTCCTGTCCGGCTATCCCAGACACCCGGGCGCCCCTGGCGCGTCGCTGGCCGGCGGTCGCACGGACGAGAGCATCCGGGCGTTCGACGAGCAGCCGCTGGGGTGCTACGTGAGGCCCAACCTGCTGCGGGCCTCCAGCCTGCCGGCCACCGTCCTGCTACGCAAGCGCTCCGAGTCCAACGACGACCCAACCAGTCCCCGGGGCTCCAGGGACCAcctgctgctgcaggaggaCGACGGCTCCTCCGAGGACGTCTTCATCGACTCGGGCAGGATGTCGGCGCCGGTCGGCGGGACAGGGACGCTGCAGCGGCTCACCACGGCCCTGCGGCGGGTCggcgagctggaggaggagatccGGGTGGTGCCCGAGCTCAGGGCCCAGATCTGCAtcctgcaggaggagagagagaggctcctcACCCGGCTCTACTCGGACTCGGAGAGCAGCCCGGAAGTGGCGGACTCCGGTCCGAAGGCCAACGGCCGACCGCGGGCCTCGCGGGCAGACGCCAAGGCCGACTGGGGCAACGGGCACAGCTCGGGGCGCGGCTCCGGCAGCCTGGAGGATCAAGAGGAGGACTGGATGAGCCGGGAGCTGAAGCGGCTGGAGGAGAAGGTCAAGGCCTCGTCCGTGCAGGTGGAGACCGAGGCCATGATATCGTCGGTCCGAGACGGCACGCTGTCAGGGGCAGGTCAGCGGTCAGCTCGCTCGGTGCCCGCCAGGGAGCGAGCTCCGGAGCACCAGTCTGTGGACGCCCTTCAGAAGAGGCTCGCCAGCCTGGAGCAGAGGCTCCGGGAGTCCGAGAAAGACCTGGAGGCGGCCAGGGCCACGCTGCAGAGCCAGGTGGAGGAGGGCCGTCTGAAGGACCAGAGGATAGAAGAGCTCAGGGAGATGGAGCGAGCGGAGGCCCGGCGAGCGACGCCCAGCACAAGGGACGCCTCTGAGATCACCCCGGAGGAATGGAGGGTGGCTGATGCGGGCAGCAGGCAGGAGGACGCGGCGCCCGCGCACGTGAGTCACCACGTGGGGAGAGTGCGCCAGCTCCTCCAGGAGCAGtgggagtgtctgtgtgcaggccCGAGGCCGGCGGAGCCCCTCCCCCCCAGGGTCAGCTCCATCCAGGAGGAGCTGATGAGGCTGGTGGACACTCTGGCCTTCTGCATGGACCCTGGACAGAGGAGCAGCCCTGGATGCCAGCTCACTG CTAAGACCTCTGCTTTGGGAGGCGGGTATTGTCCGGTTGGAGAGACTGACAGGAGTGGTGGAGCTAACCATAG CAGGCCATCTGGTTGGGAGGAGGTTGTAAAAGAGGACACATCacaccgagacgaagtgaaccCACAGAGGAGGACTGAAAGAGAACAGGATTTTCAGACACAGCCGGGATCTCAGAGACCGTCAACGcaacaggagaggacagaggggagCTCAGGTGGTCACCAGAGGGGATCCAAAGAATCCGTGGAATCAGGAAATGAAGCAAACTG GGTTGATGAGGCCTTCATCGCTGCATGTCTTTACCTGAGGGACCACATGGATGAAATGGCAAACCTGAACGATGACATG AGGCAGGCCCTGACGGTGGTGTTCCAGCAGTGGTTCCACGTGACGGCCGAGGAGGACTCGTCTGTCCACGAGGTGGCGCTCTACCTGGACAAGGTCAGGGCTGCTGCGCCCTCGCTTCTGCACTTCCTCGTCAACCTGGCAGACGACAACGGCAACACCGCCCTGCACTACAGCGTGTCGCACTCCAACTTCGGCATCGTCCAGACCTTACTGAGCACAG gtgtttgTGACGTGGACGTGCGGAACAAGGCTGGCTACACCTCCATCATGCTGGCCTCTCTGACGGCGGCCGACTCGGCGCTGGACCTGGAGGTGGTGCGGCAGCTCCTGCGGAGTGGAGACGTCAGCGTACGCGCTGGCCAG GCGGGGCACACTGCCCTGCACCTGGCTGCGAGGCACGGGCGCCGGCTAATCGTGCCGCTCCTTCTGGCCGCGGGCGCCGATGCCAACGCCCAGGACCGCAGCGGCAGCACTGCCCTCATGTTGACCTGTGAGCGAGGGCATGGCGACATCGTCGCTTTCCTTCTGGAGCAGGCCGACTGCGATCTGACCCTCACTGATAGG GAGGGACGCTGCGCTCTGTCAATAGCTCTCCAGGCGTCCTTTACCGACATTGCTGACCTTCTGAAAGCCCACATGGCCTCCTAA